In Nyctibius grandis isolate bNycGra1 chromosome 8, bNycGra1.pri, whole genome shotgun sequence, a single window of DNA contains:
- the TTC4 gene encoding tetratricopeptide repeat protein 4 isoform X1: MAEAGSGGGGPRYRAALNPDTWEQELEAIPMFMKRCPAEIDAARQPELACLQSLLFDEEQGPAELARMYKNEGNEYFRERDYRRAVVAYSEGLRRRCEDPELNAVLHTNRGAAHFHLGNYRSALNDAIQAKKLKPTHLKAIIRGALCHMELKNFSEAIAWCEEGLRIDSKEKKLVEMRAKADKLKRAEERDARKAKVMEKKEQCQKEILLAAIKERNIKLVLEPSNEEEEISDGLAEISLDGFHSDNATGAKVHLDADGNLNWPVLFLYPEHEQTDFIAAFHENSRFIDHVMVMFAELPPWDLERKYRPSNLELYFEDEERAEMYELNPEHTLLQVLQHQRYFVKAGTPTVLVFVKRSPFSKKYFSGKKVHRL, from the exons ATGGCGGAGGCCGGgtcgggcggcggcgggccgcGGTACCGGGCCGCTCTCAACCCCGACACCTGGGAGCAG GAGCTGGAGGCCATCCCCATGTTCATGAAGCGGTGCCCGGCCGAGATCGACGCGGCGCGGCAGCCCGAGCTGGCCTGTCTGCAGTCGCTGCTCTTCGACGAGGAGCAGGGCCCCGCAG AGCTGGCCAGGATGTACAAAAACGAAGGGAACGAGTACTTCAGGGAGCGGGACTACCGGAGAGCTGTCGTCGCCTACAGCGAGGGGCTGCGCCGGCGATGCGAGGACCCGGAGCTGAACGCCGTGCTGCACACAAACCGGGGGGCCGCACACTTTCACCTGG GTAACTACCGTTCTGCTCTCAATGATGCCATCCAAGCGAAAAAGCTAAAGCCCACCCATCTCAAAGCAATCATAAGAG GAGCTCTCTGTCACATGGAGCTAAAGAATTTCTCTGAAGCAATAGCATGGTGTGAGGAGGGCTTGCGAATAGATTCGAAAGAGAAAAAGCTTGTGGAAATGAGAGCTAAAGCTGACAAATTAAAG CGAGCTGAGGAGCGGGATGCGAGGAAAGCAAAGGTGATGGAGAAGAAAGAGCAGTGTCAAAAGGAAATTTTGCTTGCAGCAATAAAG gaAAGAAATATCAAGCTGGTTCTTGAGCCATcaaatgaagaagaggaaatatCAGATGGCCTGGCTGAGATATCCTTAGATGGGTTCCACTCTGACAATGCCACAGGAGCAAAGGTGCACTTGGATGCTGATGGCAACCTGAACTGGCCTGTCCTCTTTCTGTACCCTGAGCACGAGCAGACAGACTTCATTGCGGCTTTTCACGAGAACTCCAG GTTTATTGATCATGTAATGGTGATGTTTGCTGAGTTACCTCCTTgggatttagaaagaaaataccgTCCCAGCAATCTTGAG ctctattttgaagatgaagaaagagcagaaatgtaTGAGCTGAACCCAGAACACACGTTGCTACAAGTGCTGCAGCACCAAAG GTATTTTGTAAAGGCTGGGACTCCAACAGTTTTGGTGTTTGTAAAGCGTTCTCCTTTCTCTAAGAAGTACTTCTCTGGCAAGAAGGTGCATCGACTATAA
- the TTC4 gene encoding tetratricopeptide repeat protein 4 isoform X3, which produces MYKNEGNEYFRERDYRRAVVAYSEGLRRRCEDPELNAVLHTNRGAAHFHLGNYRSALNDAIQAKKLKPTHLKAIIRGALCHMELKNFSEAIAWCEEGLRIDSKEKKLVEMRAKADKLKRAEERDARKAKVMEKKEQCQKEILLAAIKERNIKLVLEPSNEEEEISDGLAEISLDGFHSDNATGAKVHLDADGNLNWPVLFLYPEHEQTDFIAAFHENSRFIDHVMVMFAELPPWDLERKYRPSNLELYFEDEERAEMYELNPEHTLLQVLQHQRYFVKAGTPTVLVFVKRSPFSKKYFSGKKVHRL; this is translated from the exons ATGTACAAAAACGAAGGGAACGAGTACTTCAGGGAGCGGGACTACCGGAGAGCTGTCGTCGCCTACAGCGAGGGGCTGCGCCGGCGATGCGAGGACCCGGAGCTGAACGCCGTGCTGCACACAAACCGGGGGGCCGCACACTTTCACCTGG GTAACTACCGTTCTGCTCTCAATGATGCCATCCAAGCGAAAAAGCTAAAGCCCACCCATCTCAAAGCAATCATAAGAG GAGCTCTCTGTCACATGGAGCTAAAGAATTTCTCTGAAGCAATAGCATGGTGTGAGGAGGGCTTGCGAATAGATTCGAAAGAGAAAAAGCTTGTGGAAATGAGAGCTAAAGCTGACAAATTAAAG CGAGCTGAGGAGCGGGATGCGAGGAAAGCAAAGGTGATGGAGAAGAAAGAGCAGTGTCAAAAGGAAATTTTGCTTGCAGCAATAAAG gaAAGAAATATCAAGCTGGTTCTTGAGCCATcaaatgaagaagaggaaatatCAGATGGCCTGGCTGAGATATCCTTAGATGGGTTCCACTCTGACAATGCCACAGGAGCAAAGGTGCACTTGGATGCTGATGGCAACCTGAACTGGCCTGTCCTCTTTCTGTACCCTGAGCACGAGCAGACAGACTTCATTGCGGCTTTTCACGAGAACTCCAG GTTTATTGATCATGTAATGGTGATGTTTGCTGAGTTACCTCCTTgggatttagaaagaaaataccgTCCCAGCAATCTTGAG ctctattttgaagatgaagaaagagcagaaatgtaTGAGCTGAACCCAGAACACACGTTGCTACAAGTGCTGCAGCACCAAAG GTATTTTGTAAAGGCTGGGACTCCAACAGTTTTGGTGTTTGTAAAGCGTTCTCCTTTCTCTAAGAAGTACTTCTCTGGCAAGAAGGTGCATCGACTATAA
- the CIMAP2 gene encoding ciliary microtubule-associated protein 2 codes for MEEWDVEQQIPVSTSPPHPAVEPGLAEHGLGLVLRSRRCQRQCSGSVLQGKASASGWASAEEGSWLSQLPHVQFKEIMKRRKRQQEKLGPGTYSIRDFLQETRPSSLRGICETREPRFREARRDCVPGPGTYSPWGNPYARLEERDRRSTSTRGLMDSGTARFALPAAMGSSVGPGTYHLRSSIDELLRRAGGPGSRQPFWGSRSKPAGGGRRALERRGTELSTGTVRGFVDELTLKENKKKGCFSTLPRNPGCPTERIFWATLSQCPREADAVGPGSYNPKPIEGPTYSSQPPFRSSAKRFDRKFYRLFTGNEMKEVKDEDSFLIAEELDRLPFRGEAVAGQPFATASSGRLNPVGVGRYDITRHEKYPQQLRYQSLYQCDAQRYLSDLTRDVLLLERLKPVAKNNWSDLISAPCCPDTAEKITAVLQT; via the exons ATGGAGGAGTGGGACGTGGAGCAGCAGATCCCTGTGTCCACCTCCCCTCCTCACCCAGCTGTGGAGCCAGGGCTGGCTGAGCACGGGCTCGGCCTCGTGCTCCGGTCCCGGCGCTGCCAACGGCAGTGCTCTGGCTCTGTGTTGCAGGGGAAAGCGTCAGCCTCCGGCTGGGccagtgcagaggagggctcCTGGCTCAGTCAGCTGCCCCATGTCCAGTTCAAGGAGATAATGAAGAGGCGCAAACGCCAG CAGGAAAAGCTGGGCCCAGGAACCTACAGCATCAGGGACTTTCTGCAGGAGACACGGCCTTCCAGCCTCCGGGGGATCTGCGAAACGAGGGAGCCGCGGTTCAGAGAGGCCCGGAGG GACTGCGTCCCCGGCCCCGGCACGTACAGCCCCTGGGGGAACCCCTACGCCCGCCTCGAGGAGAGGGACAGGCGCTCCACCAGCACGCGAGGGCTGATGGACAGCGGGACAGCGCGGTTTGCGCTGCCAGCAGCCATG GGCAGCAGCGTGGGACCCGGCACTTACCACCTGCGGAGCAGCATCGACGAGTTgctgcggcgggcgggcggccccggctCCCGGCAGCCCTTCTGGGGAAGCAGGTCGAAGCCTGCCGGTGGTGGCCGTCGTGCCTTGGAG AGGAGAGGCACCGAGCTGAGCACTGGCACTGTCAGGGGTTTCGTGGACGAGCTGACGTTGAAGGAGAACAAGAAGAAAGGCTGCTTCAGCACCCTGCCGAGGAACCCGGGCTGCCCCACGGAGAGGATCTTCTGGGCCACGCTCAGCCAGTGCCCGAGGGAGGCG GATGCAGTGGGGCCGGGCTCCTACAACCCAAAGCCCATTGAGGGACCAACGTACTCCAGCCAACCCCCATTCCGGTCATCTGCCAAGAGATTCGACAGAAAGTTCTACCGCCTCTTTACTGGGAACGAG ATGAAAGAGGTCAAGGATGAAGACAGCTTCTTAATTGCTGAGGAGCTCGACAGATTACCTTTCCGTGGGGAGGCTGTGGCGGGGCAGCCCTTTGCTACAGCTAGCAGTGGACGACTG AACCCTGTAGGTGTTGGTCGCTACGACATCACCAGGCATGAAAAATACCCTCAGCAGCTGAGATACCAGTCCCTGTACCAGTGTGACGCGCAGCGGTACCTGAGCGACTTGACGCGGGACGTCCTCTTGCT GGAGCGGCTCAAGCCTGTTGCTAAAAACAACTGGAGTGATTTGATTTCTGCTCCATGTTGTCCAGACACCGCGGAAAAAATCACTGCTGTTCTCCAAACATAA
- the TTC4 gene encoding tetratricopeptide repeat protein 4 isoform X2, translating into MAEAGSGGGGPRYRAALNPDTWEQRCPAEIDAARQPELACLQSLLFDEEQGPAELARMYKNEGNEYFRERDYRRAVVAYSEGLRRRCEDPELNAVLHTNRGAAHFHLGNYRSALNDAIQAKKLKPTHLKAIIRGALCHMELKNFSEAIAWCEEGLRIDSKEKKLVEMRAKADKLKRAEERDARKAKVMEKKEQCQKEILLAAIKERNIKLVLEPSNEEEEISDGLAEISLDGFHSDNATGAKVHLDADGNLNWPVLFLYPEHEQTDFIAAFHENSRFIDHVMVMFAELPPWDLERKYRPSNLELYFEDEERAEMYELNPEHTLLQVLQHQRYFVKAGTPTVLVFVKRSPFSKKYFSGKKVHRL; encoded by the exons ATGGCGGAGGCCGGgtcgggcggcggcgggccgcGGTACCGGGCCGCTCTCAACCCCGACACCTGGGAGCAG CGGTGCCCGGCCGAGATCGACGCGGCGCGGCAGCCCGAGCTGGCCTGTCTGCAGTCGCTGCTCTTCGACGAGGAGCAGGGCCCCGCAG AGCTGGCCAGGATGTACAAAAACGAAGGGAACGAGTACTTCAGGGAGCGGGACTACCGGAGAGCTGTCGTCGCCTACAGCGAGGGGCTGCGCCGGCGATGCGAGGACCCGGAGCTGAACGCCGTGCTGCACACAAACCGGGGGGCCGCACACTTTCACCTGG GTAACTACCGTTCTGCTCTCAATGATGCCATCCAAGCGAAAAAGCTAAAGCCCACCCATCTCAAAGCAATCATAAGAG GAGCTCTCTGTCACATGGAGCTAAAGAATTTCTCTGAAGCAATAGCATGGTGTGAGGAGGGCTTGCGAATAGATTCGAAAGAGAAAAAGCTTGTGGAAATGAGAGCTAAAGCTGACAAATTAAAG CGAGCTGAGGAGCGGGATGCGAGGAAAGCAAAGGTGATGGAGAAGAAAGAGCAGTGTCAAAAGGAAATTTTGCTTGCAGCAATAAAG gaAAGAAATATCAAGCTGGTTCTTGAGCCATcaaatgaagaagaggaaatatCAGATGGCCTGGCTGAGATATCCTTAGATGGGTTCCACTCTGACAATGCCACAGGAGCAAAGGTGCACTTGGATGCTGATGGCAACCTGAACTGGCCTGTCCTCTTTCTGTACCCTGAGCACGAGCAGACAGACTTCATTGCGGCTTTTCACGAGAACTCCAG GTTTATTGATCATGTAATGGTGATGTTTGCTGAGTTACCTCCTTgggatttagaaagaaaataccgTCCCAGCAATCTTGAG ctctattttgaagatgaagaaagagcagaaatgtaTGAGCTGAACCCAGAACACACGTTGCTACAAGTGCTGCAGCACCAAAG GTATTTTGTAAAGGCTGGGACTCCAACAGTTTTGGTGTTTGTAAAGCGTTCTCCTTTCTCTAAGAAGTACTTCTCTGGCAAGAAGGTGCATCGACTATAA
- the PARS2 gene encoding probable proline--tRNA ligase, mitochondrial, whose amino-acid sequence MAALRGRWRLPPAGARPQGCRPGHGAPGRAKRLRVSQLFQPLNLQAGGEAGWDGRAAEPLCRSQKLMLQGGLIHPAGPGCYCYLPPTVRAMEKLVKVMDEEMQAVGGQKVNMPSLSSAELWRASGRWDRMGPELFRLADRHGKGYCLGPTHEEAVTELVAAQSNLSYKQLPLRLYQVTRKFRDEPKPRFGLLRSREFYMKDMYTFDASEEAARQTYDLVCNAYRSLFHRLGLPFVKVRAATGSIGGTMSHEFQLPADVGEDRLVLCPHGHFAANVETLNGEQTPCPTCGEKLTQTRGIEVGHTFYLGTKYSSVSNAVFYSPENKLQLAEMGCYGLGVTRILAASIEVLSTEDSIRWPSLIAPYQLCFIPPKSGSKEEEEEGAALLEQVYDDLAEALPHLAGDSVLDDRTQLTIGKRLKDAKKLGYPYVVIAGKRVCEDPPVFEVWNQNAGEVLFLTKEGVIELLSKVQVP is encoded by the coding sequence ATGGCGGCCCTGCGGGGCAGATGGCGGCTCCCCCCGGCGGGCGCCCGGCCGCAGGGCTGCAGGCCCGGGCACGGCGCCCCGGGCAGGGCGAAGCGGCTGCGGGTCTCGCAGCTTTTCCAGCCCCTCAACCTGCAGGCGGGCGGCGAGGCGGGGTGGGACGGCAGGGCCGCGGAGCCCCTGTGCCGCAGCCAgaagctgatgctgcagggGGGGCTCATCcaccccgccggccccggctgCTACTGCTACCTGCCGCCCACCGTCCGAGCGATGGAGAAGCTCGTCAAGGTGATGGACGAGGAGATGCAGGCGGTGGGGGGACAGAAGGTGAACATGCCCAGCCTGAGCTCGGCGGAGCTGTGGCGTGCCAGCGGCCGCTGGGACCGGATGGGCCCGGAGCTCTTCCGGCTGGCGGACCGGCACGGCAAGGGCTACTGCCTGGGCCCCACGCACGAGGAGGCGGTGACGGAGCTGGTGGCTgctcagagcaacctgtcgtACAAGCAGCTCCCGCTGCGCCTCTACCAAGTCACCAGGAAGTTTCGGGACGAGCCCAAGCCGCGCTTCGGCTTGCTGCGCAGCCGGGAGTTCTACATGAAGGACATGTACACCTTCGACGCCTCCGAAGAGGCGGCTCGGCAGACCTACGACTTGGTGTGCAACGCCTACCGCAGCCTCTTCCATCGCCTGGGCCTTCCCTTCGTCAAAGTACGGGCGGCCACAGGCAGCATCGGCGGCACCATGTCCCACGAGTTCCAGCTCCCGGCAGACGTCGGCGAGGACAGGCTGGTGCTGTGCCCTCATGGACATTTTGCGGCCAATGTGGAAACGTTAAACGGGGAGCAAACGCCTTGCCCCACATGCGGGGAAAAACTCACCCAGACCAGAGGGATCGAAGTGGGGCACACGTTTTATCTGGGCACCAAGTATTCCTCTGTCTCCAACGCTGTCTTCTACTCCCCTGAGAACAAACTCCAGCTGGCAGAAATGGGTTGCTATGGCCTGGGCGTCACTCGCATCCTGGCAGCCTCCATCGAGGTGCTCTCTACGGAGGACAGCATCCGTTGGCCGAGCCTCATCGCACCCTACCAGCTCTGCTTCATCCCCCCCAAGAGCggcagcaaggaggaggaggaggagggagccgcgctgctggagcaggtgtaCGACGACCTCGCCGAAGCGCTGCCCCACCTCGCCGGCGACTCGGTGCTGGATGACAGGACGCAGCTGACCATCGGCAAAAGGCTAAAGGACGCCAAGAAGCTGGGTTATCCCTACGTGGTCATCGCTGGGAAGAGGGTTTGCGAGGACCCCCCGGTCTTCGAGGTCTGGAATCAGAACGCTGGTGAGGTTTTGTTCCTCACTAAGGAAGGTGTCATTGAGTTGCTGAGTAAAGTGCAAGTCCCTTAA
- the TMEM205 gene encoding transmembrane protein 205, whose amino-acid sequence MEGPVPSQDTTPTDTEPSNTVKLLHLLFLSTSWGMQIWVTFVAGFVMGSHLPRHTYGVIQRELFPYYLHIGSTCAFLNLTLFAMYHPSELLSDEQTTQIIVLFVCVAASVLNTQWFGQVTSDIEADMHLVERSHGLGQEVGLFTSKSRRQLSASNPGYRQLSRQLTLYHALSSLCNLCCIACNGWSLYYLAAHLSAL is encoded by the exons ATGGAGGGACCCGTGCCCAGCCAGGACACCACGCCGACCGACACAGAGCCGTCCAACACTGTCAAACTGCTGCacctgcttttcctctccaccTCCTGGGGAATGCAGATCTGGGTGACCTTCGTGGCGG GGTTCGTGATGGGCAGCCACCTCCCTCGCCACACCTACGGCGTCATCCAGCGCGAGCTCTTCCCCTACTACCTCCACATTGGCTCCACTTGTGCCTTCCTTAACCTGACTCTATTTGCCATGTACCACCCCAGCGAGCTGCTCAGCGATGAACAAACGACCCAG ATCATCGTCCTCTTCGTTTGCGTCGCTGCTTCTGTGCTGAACACGCAGTGGTTCGGGCAGGTCACCTCCGACATCGAGGCAGACATGCACCTCGTCGAGCGCAGCCACGGCCTCGGCCAGGAGGTCGGGCTGTTTACCAGCAAGTCCCGCAGGCAGCTCTCTGCCTCCAACCCCGGCTACAGGCAGCTGTCCCGGCAGCTCACCCTCTACCACGCTCTGTCCTCCCTCTGCAACCTCTGCTGCATCGCCTGCAATGGCTGGAGCTTGTACTACCTGGCTGCCCATCTCTCTGCCCTGTGA